A genomic segment from Tolypothrix sp. NIES-4075 encodes:
- a CDS encoding FAD-binding domain-containing protein has translation MSDLILFWHRRDLRISDNTGLAVARSHSSKVVGVFCLDPNILERDDIAPVRVTYMIGCLQALQKRYAEVGSQLLILHANPMQAIPALAAALKAKAVFWNWDVEPYSQIRDRTIIDALKEKGIQFLDQNWDQILHFPEEIRSGANQPYTVYTPFWKNWISKPKANPVETRLIASLQNLTEAEEEIAKLNGAIALPTAKDLGFLWDRDLVIAPGEAAALEKLEEFTNSAIYEYKEQRDFPAINGTSQLSAAFKFGAIGIRTVWQATLEALENSRSDETQINIRTWQQEIAWRDFYQHAMYNFPELAEGAFRETLKNFPWQINEEYFQAWCEGKTGYPIVDAAMRQMNELGWMHNRCRMIVASFLTKDLLINPQLGEKYFMQKLIDGDLSANNGGWQWSASSGMDPKPLRIFNPASQAQKFDPEGEYIREWVSELRSMDTEYLVTGKISPLEREAVGYPQPIVDHNRQQRHFKGLYQQQRENIPTLG, from the coding sequence ATGTCTGATTTAATTTTGTTTTGGCATCGTCGCGATTTACGCATTTCAGACAATACAGGACTTGCGGTAGCGCGATCGCACTCTTCTAAAGTCGTGGGTGTATTTTGCCTCGATCCGAATATTTTAGAACGAGATGATATTGCCCCAGTTAGAGTAACTTATATGATTGGCTGTTTGCAAGCATTACAAAAGCGATATGCTGAAGTTGGCAGCCAATTATTAATATTGCACGCCAATCCGATGCAAGCGATACCCGCACTAGCTGCGGCTTTAAAAGCTAAAGCCGTATTTTGGAATTGGGATGTAGAACCGTATTCTCAAATACGCGATCGCACTATCATCGATGCCTTAAAAGAAAAAGGGATTCAGTTTCTCGATCAAAACTGGGATCAGATTCTCCACTTCCCCGAAGAGATTCGCAGTGGTGCCAATCAACCTTACACAGTTTACACTCCTTTTTGGAAGAATTGGATTAGCAAACCGAAGGCTAACCCAGTTGAGACGCGATTAATCGCGTCTCTACAAAATTTGACAGAAGCAGAAGAGGAAATTGCCAAACTTAATGGAGCGATCGCATTACCGACAGCGAAAGATTTAGGATTTCTTTGGGATCGAGACTTAGTAATCGCACCAGGAGAAGCAGCAGCACTTGAAAAGCTAGAGGAATTTACTAACTCTGCCATCTATGAATATAAAGAACAGCGGGATTTTCCGGCAATTAACGGGACATCTCAACTGAGTGCGGCTTTTAAATTTGGAGCGATCGGTATTCGCACCGTATGGCAAGCGACTTTAGAAGCGTTAGAAAACAGTCGCAGTGATGAAACACAAATTAACATTCGCACATGGCAACAAGAAATCGCATGGCGGGATTTTTATCAACACGCAATGTACAACTTCCCAGAATTAGCAGAAGGTGCTTTTCGGGAAACTCTGAAAAACTTTCCTTGGCAAATTAACGAAGAATATTTTCAAGCTTGGTGCGAAGGTAAAACAGGTTATCCGATAGTAGATGCAGCCATGCGGCAAATGAATGAACTCGGTTGGATGCACAATCGCTGTCGGATGATTGTTGCCAGTTTCCTCACCAAAGACTTGCTGATAAATCCCCAATTGGGAGAAAAATACTTTATGCAGAAGCTGATTGACGGTGATTTATCAGCTAATAATGGGGGTTGGCAGTGGAGCGCTTCTAGCGGGATGGACCCCAAACCCTTGCGGATTTTTAACCCTGCCAGTCAAGCGCAAAAATTCGATCCCGAAGGTGAATATATCCGAGAATGGGTTTCGGAATTGCGCTCTATGGATACAGAATATTTAGTTACCGGTAAAATTTCACCTTTAGAACGTGAGGCTGTTGGCTATCCTCAGCCAATTGTCGATCACAACCGACAGCAACGCCATTTTAAAGGACTTTATCAACAGCAAAGAGAGAATATACCGACGCTGGGATAG
- a CDS encoding DUF7219 family protein: MMQPNQNDKDKFLYPRSRYYGQARPQELIFNANLQEFAQKVGFITALETSGKLSPQDAYDQIKALWKQLKHSKKQLGIGDEPPTST, encoded by the coding sequence ATGATGCAGCCGAATCAAAACGATAAAGATAAGTTTCTTTACCCTCGAAGTCGCTATTACGGTCAAGCTAGACCACAAGAGCTTATATTTAATGCGAATCTTCAAGAGTTTGCCCAAAAAGTCGGCTTTATTACCGCTTTAGAAACATCTGGGAAATTATCTCCTCAAGATGCTTACGACCAGATTAAAGCGCTGTGGAAGCAGTTGAAACACAGCAAAAAGCAACTAGGAATTGGTGATGAGCCGCCAACATCGACCTAA
- a CDS encoding sulfite exporter TauE/SafE family protein gives MLIFSLAIVSFFAWLVSTLAGGGSPFMLIPLVNSIQGAASVPPIITIGMFLGNAHRIVLFWRYIDWKLTLWYIPGAILGAMLGAYTFTQIHIDWLQLLIGVFLVVSIFGFGLEQKETTFKVKAWYILPAGFVKAFVSGLIGTTGPVLNAFYLNYGLVKEELIATKATHVVIIHLVKILTYGAFGILSPQIIATGLIIGLVAIPANFLGKYILNKINAQQFRSIVLATMAISGVWMLWGQRDLLVFW, from the coding sequence ATGCTTATTTTCTCTCTCGCAATAGTCAGCTTTTTTGCTTGGTTGGTTAGCACCCTAGCTGGTGGTGGTAGTCCTTTCATGCTCATACCTCTAGTTAACTCGATTCAAGGTGCCGCATCGGTTCCGCCGATAATTACTATCGGTATGTTTTTGGGAAATGCACATCGCATCGTACTTTTTTGGCGATATATTGATTGGAAATTGACATTATGGTATATTCCAGGCGCTATTCTTGGAGCGATGCTCGGTGCGTATACTTTCACCCAAATTCATATAGATTGGTTGCAGTTACTCATCGGCGTTTTTTTGGTAGTTAGCATTTTTGGCTTTGGATTAGAACAAAAAGAAACTACATTTAAAGTCAAAGCTTGGTATATTTTACCTGCTGGCTTCGTCAAAGCTTTTGTCTCTGGATTAATTGGAACTACAGGTCCAGTATTGAACGCTTTTTATTTAAATTATGGTCTAGTTAAAGAAGAGTTGATTGCTACTAAAGCAACTCATGTAGTAATTATTCACTTAGTTAAGATATTGACTTATGGTGCATTTGGAATATTATCACCGCAGATTATCGCTACTGGTTTAATCATTGGTCTAGTAGCCATACCAGCTAACTTTCTCGGTAAGTATATTCTCAATAAGATAAATGCTCAACAGTTTCGCTCGATAGTACTCGCAACAATGGCTATCAGCGGTGTATGGATGCTGTGGGGACAACGAGATTTACTCGTTTTTTGGTAA
- a CDS encoding YidH family protein: protein MRSLFKPKNIDIQKAKLRNPSRVRDHLANERTYLAWMRSAIALMGFGVVIVRLRHFQVPLVPHPGAGWKLGLTFALVGLLTVLLSTQHYFAVRDNIDEDTYEPPDRWVILFSLAMLILGAGVIYFVFSAPLDPMSPVIPE from the coding sequence ATGCGATCGCTATTCAAACCCAAAAATATAGATATACAAAAGGCAAAGTTAAGAAATCCGTCGCGAGTGCGGGATCATTTGGCAAATGAGCGCACTTACTTAGCATGGATGCGGAGTGCGATCGCTCTCATGGGTTTTGGTGTTGTTATCGTCCGTCTTCGCCACTTCCAAGTACCACTTGTACCACATCCTGGGGCGGGGTGGAAATTGGGTTTAACTTTCGCTCTAGTTGGTCTATTGACAGTCTTACTCTCAACTCAACACTATTTCGCCGTCCGCGATAACATCGATGAAGATACCTATGAACCCCCAGATCGCTGGGTAATTCTTTTCAGCCTCGCTATGCTTATTTTGGGTGCTGGGGTAATCTATTTTGTCTTTTCTGCCCCTCTCGATCCAATGAGTCCTGTGATACCTGAGTGA
- a CDS encoding cadmium resistance transporter, which yields MNQLVTAIPTGLAAFTATNIDDLVILTLFFSQVNKTFRSRHIYIGQYLGFTALVLASMTGFFGGLVVPSNWIGLLGLMPIATGLSRLLNKESDCVESETVVAEKSAITTFISPQTYSVAAVTVANGSDNIGIYMPLFANSTWESLLIIIGIFFSLVGVWCYAAYTLTRLPAINQVITPHSTTLVPFVLIALGAYIVWESGASILITSVASGLYLTWLIVAKNSVQSPEMEN from the coding sequence ATGAATCAATTAGTAACAGCAATTCCTACTGGTTTAGCCGCGTTCACTGCAACCAACATTGATGACCTTGTTATCCTCACGTTGTTTTTTTCGCAAGTCAATAAGACATTTCGTAGTCGGCATATCTATATTGGTCAATATCTCGGTTTCACAGCATTAGTTCTTGCTAGTATGACTGGGTTCTTTGGTGGTTTAGTAGTGCCCTCAAACTGGATTGGACTACTTGGATTGATGCCAATTGCTACTGGTTTAAGTCGCTTGCTGAATAAAGAAAGTGATTGTGTAGAATCAGAAACAGTTGTGGCAGAAAAAAGTGCGATCACTACTTTTATTTCTCCTCAAACTTACAGCGTAGCTGCCGTGACTGTCGCTAACGGAAGTGACAATATTGGCATCTATATGCCTTTATTTGCCAACAGTACTTGGGAAAGCCTTTTAATAATTATCGGCATCTTCTTTTCGCTGGTAGGAGTTTGGTGTTACGCTGCTTACACATTAACCAGGCTTCCAGCTATTAATCAAGTGATTACTCCTCACAGCACCACACTTGTTCCCTTTGTTTTGATTGCATTAGGTGCTTATATTGTCTGGGAAAGCGGTGCTTCAATTCTCATCACTTCAGTTGCAAGCGGCTTATATTTAACCTGGTTAATTGTGGCAAAAAATTCGGTACAATCTCCGGAAATGGAGAATTAA